A single window of Engraulis encrasicolus isolate BLACKSEA-1 chromosome 20, IST_EnEncr_1.0, whole genome shotgun sequence DNA harbors:
- the lratd2a gene encoding protein LRATD2a translates to MGNQVDKLSHLSYAEVPTADPNGLDTEDDGPRIGVSYIFSNDDDELEENVDGADIEANQEEKHYDKRNEVECAIYNKDECIYEKSIVSADMETYSPENLLNRCKPGDLVEFVATGQYPHWAVYVGDFQVVHLHRAEVKNSFLTDASQGRRGRLVNGFYKFKPLSPEMVVQNAMEQVGTKDRELSWRNSECFAAWCRFGKREFKMGGEIRIGKQPYRLKIMLPEKQTHVLEFQSLEDLIMEKRRNDQIGKVAMIQELANHLSNVGSLRSDPNAQ, encoded by the coding sequence ATGGGAAATCAGGTTGACAAGCTGTCACATTTAAGTTATGCTGAAGTTCCGACCGCAGACCCAAATGGATTGGACACGGAGGACGACGGCCCCAGGATCGGGGTATCATATATTTTTTCAAACGACGATGATGAGTTGGAGGAGAATGTCGATGGGGCAGACATCGAGGCGAATCAGGAAGAAAAACACTATGACAAGCGCAACGAAGTGGAGTGTGCCATCTACAACAAAGACGAATGTATTTACGAGAAAAGTATCGTCTCGGCGGACATGGAGACCTATTCCCCGGAGAATTTACTGAACAGGTGCAAGCCAGGCGACCTGGTGGAGTTCGTGGCTACTGGCCAGTACCCTCACTGGGCTGTATACGTCGGAGACTTTCAGGTGGTGCACCTGCACAGAGCTGAGGTGAAAAACAGTTTTTTGACGGATGCGAGTCAAGGCAGAAGGGGTCGGCTCGTCAACGGCTTCTACAAATTCAAGCCTCTCAGTCCGGAAATGGTTGTACAAAATGCCATGGAACAGGTGGGCACCAAAGACCGCGAACTCAGCTGGAGAAACTCTGAATGTTTTGCTGCCTGGTGCAGGTTTGGGAAGCGTGAATTTAAAATGGGGGGCGAGATACGAATCGGAAAGCAGCCTTATCGATTAAAAATAATGCTGCCTGAAAAGCAAACGCATGTACTTGAGTTCCAGTCTTTGGAGGACctgatcatggagaagagaaggaatgaCCAAATTGGAAAGGTTGCCATGATACAGGAACTGGCCAATCATCTTAGCAATGTGGGGAGCCTCAGAAGTGACCCAAACGCACAATAA